From the Streptococcus sanguinis genome, the window TCGTTTGGCCATTTGCTGCCAACTCTTCCAGAACAAGAGCATAATCAGCCGGATCTACAACAACCGTCACGCTGGCATGATTTTTAGCCGCAGAGCGCAGCATAGAGGGGCCACCGATGTCAATATTTTCCACCGCGTCCGCATACTCCACACCTGGCTTGAGAATGGTTTCTTTAAAAGGATAAAGGTTGACCACGACCAGATCAATGAGCTCAATCTGATTGTCCTTAGCCGCCTCCAAGTGGCTATCCAAATCCCGACGAGCCAAGAGACCACCGTGAATGTTTGGGTGGAGAGTCTTAACACGGCCATCCATCATCTCTGGAAAACCAGTCACATCATCAATGGCAATGGTGCCCACTCCTTCATTGTCTAGGGCCACCTTGGTACCACCAGTTGAGATGATATCCCAGCCCAGAGCTTTTAGCTCTTTCGCGAATTCTACAATGCCTGTCTTGTCTGAGACACTGATCAAGGCTTTTTTCGTCATTCTATTCCTCTTTCTTTAGATCCAAGCGCATAGCGACTTCGTTATTCTCTTCTATAAATCCTGTTTCCTGAAAACCCAGACTAGTCAGCAGGCGCTTCATTTTTTCATTTCCAACCACATAATCTGCGATAATATGACTACAAGCTCTATCCATCTGAGCCTTTTTGATCAGAACTTCCAAGGCTTTTCGACCATAGCCTCTTCCTTGGTACTGCTGACCAATCATTATCCGCCAGATAAAGTATTCCGCTTCATCCTTGTCTATTTCCAGTAGGAGAAAGCCAACCACTTGCTTATCCCAATAGATTGCCATCGGAAACACATCTTCATTTTTCCGGTAGAGCCATGCGTCAGCTAAAGAGCGCACATTTGGAGCTACGAAACGTGCTTGTTCATCAGCTTCTGATATTTTCAAATCCAGCACTGCCTGAAAACTGCTCTCATCTACTAATTTCAGCTCAATCATTTTTTCTCCTAGCAATATTGCACAATCAAAACTTGATTTACTTCTTACCTTCTCCCTACCCCTAAACTCTCCAGCACTTGAGGATAGAGTTGATACTCGGCGGCATGGATGCGTTCTTCAAAACTTTCCAGCGTATCCTCAGCTAAACGCGGCACGCGCACTTGCTGGATAATCTTGCCAGTATCCACACCCGAGTCCACCCAATGAATGGTCACGCCGCTCTCAGAGACGCCAGCCTGCCAAGCATCCTCAATGCCATGAGCTCCTGGAAATTCAGGCAGATAAGCAGGATGAATGTTGATAATCCGGCCTTCATAAGCTGCCAATAAGGTTGGTCCAACGATTTTCATATAGCCTGCCAGGCAAACCAAGTCAATCTGGTGCGCTTCTAGTAGGTCTACAATAGCTTGCTCGTAAGCCACCTTACTGTCAAATTCTCTGAGCTCAAAGGCATAGCTTTTGACACCTAGCTTATCCGCCCGCTCGAGCACATAGGCATCACGATGGTCTGAAAAGACAAATTCAACAGGAAACTGCTCAGCAATCACTTGGAAATTTGATCCATTACCCGAAGCAAAAACGGCAATTTTTTTCATTTGATAAGGACACTTTCATTTTCTTTTTTGACAATCCGGCCAACTTCATAAACAGTCTCGGCAAGAAGTTCTTTGACACGATCCACATTTTCAGGCGCTACAGCCAAAATCATCCCTAACCCCATATTGAAGATTTCAAACATTTCTTGGTGCTTGATGTGACCATATTTTTCTAAGGCCTTAAAAATCGGCAAGACTGGAATCTTGTCTTCTTCAATCTCAGCAGCCAAATCATCAGCAAACATGCGGGGCACATTTTCGATAAAACCACCACCAGTAATATGGGCAATCCCATGAACCAGCTTTTCCTTAATCAGCGGCAGCAAAGCCTTGACATAGATACGAGTCGGCTCAAGCAACACTTCCTTGAGTTTTTTACCTTCCAATTCTGGCAGTTCTTCCTCACCCGTATAGTCCGCAAAAACACGGCGGACAAGGGAATAACCGTTTGAATGGATACCGCTAGAAGCCAGCCCCAGAAGGACATCGCCCTCTGCAACTTTAGAACCGTCAATAATCTCCGACTTCTCAGCAACCCCGACAGCAAAACCAGCCAGATCATAATCATCTTCACCGTACATGCCAGGCATTTCAGCGGTTTCCCCACCAATCAAAGCAGCTCCAGACTGAACGCAGCCTTCAGCCACACCAGCCACCACTTGCTCTAGTTTTGCTGGTTCATTTTTCCCAGTGGCAATATAGTCTAGGAAGTAAAGGGGCTCAGCCCCTGCAGCGACGATGTCATTGACACACATAGCCACACAGTCCTGCCCAATGGTATCGTGCTTGTCATACTGAATGGCCAGCATGAGCTTGGTTCCGACCCCATCCGTACCAGAAATCAGCACTGGCTCCTTGACCCCAGTCTGAGACAGGTCGAACATTCCGCCAAAGCCACCCAGCGCCCCCATGACGCCAGCCCGCTCTGTACGTGCTACATGTTTTTTGATTCGCTCAACAACTTCGTAACCCGCTTCAACATCCACACCGGATTGAGCGTATGCATTTTTATTTGTCATAATTTTCTTCCTTACTCTTATTTTTGAAAAAGATTGCGACAACTACCGCTGACCTTGTTTTAATAAAAACTCGTCTTCTCTTTCAGGCTTTCCAGATAGCGCTCTTCATAGTCATAGAGCGGAGTTGGGTACTGACCGTCAAAGTAAGCCACACAAAGCCCGCCATTCGGAGCGTCCGTCTCAATACCAACTGATTCAATGAGACCTTCCAGCGACAGGTAAGTCAGGCTGTCAGCCCCGATAATCTCACAGACCTCATCAACCGTATGGTTGGCCGAGATGAGCTCGCGCCGATTCTGAATATCAATGCCGTAGAAACATGGATATTTAAGTTCTGGACTGCCGATAGCCACATGGACTTCAGCAGCACCTGCATCTCGTAGGAGCTGGACAATACGTCGGCTGGTCGTTCCCCGCACGATAGAATCATCCACCATGACCACGCGCTTGCCCTTGACAATGCTGGAAACAGCAGATAATTTCATACGAACTCCTTGCTCTCGCAACTCCTGCGTCGGCTGGATGAAGGTCCGTTGGATGTATTGATTTTTAATCAGACCCATTTCATTTGGCAGACCAGACTCTTCGGAAAAGCCAGAGGCCGCTGACAGGGAAGAATTAGGCACACCGACAACGATATCTGCCTCATGCTGGAATTCCTGAGCCAGTCTGCGGCCCATCCGCTTGCGGGCTGCATGGACATTGACCCCGTGAATGACGCTGTCCGGCCGAGCAAAATAGACATATTCCATTGAGCAAATAGCCAGCTGGGTATCTGCCGTATAGCTATCGTAGGTCACGCCTTCATCATCGATAATCACGATTTCCCCTGGCTCAAGGTCACGAACCCATTCGGCACCCACCACTTCAAAAGCACAGGTTTCACTGGAAACGACCCAGGCCCCATTTTTCATACGGCCGATGGACAGAGGACGAAAACCGTTAGGATCCAGCGCAGCGTAGAGCTTGTCCTCTCTCATGATGAGGTAGGCAAAGCCGCCCTGAACTCGTCTCAAGGATTCCTTGAGTTTGTCTAAGAAATTTTCCTGCTCGCTATGGCGAATCAAGTGCATGAGAATTTCCGTATCAGACGAACTGGCAAAGATGGAACCTTTCTTTTCCAACTCCCGTCTCAGTGAATGGGCATTTGTCAGATTACCATTATGCGCCAAGCCCATCTGCATATCATAGAAACTGAAGAAGAAAGGCTGGACATTGTTGATGGAGGCCCCACCAGACGTTGCATAGCGGACATGGCCGATGGCTGCTTCTCCTGTCAGATTATCCAAATCTGCTGGGTTTTTAAAGACCTCTGCAACCAATCCCAAATCGCGGTGGCGTTTGAGCTTTCCATGGTCGTTTGACAGGATGCCTGCTCCTTCCTGACCGCGGTGCTGCAGGCTATGAAGCCCGAAATAGGTGACCTGAGCCGCCTGTGGATGACCCCAGATTCCAAAAATACCGCACTCTTCATTCAGTGACTTTACTTCGTATGTCATTGTTTTACCTAAATTCTTTTGTCTTGTAAAAGGGAGAAAACCTGGCCTAACAGGCCAAGCAGACTCCTTCTTTGATTGCTTGCTCTTGCAAGCCAGCTTTATTCGTGACTCGCTTGGAAATAACGAACGGCGCTTTCAAACAATTTCTGGTCTTTCTGACCTGGAATATTTTGGAAAAGGCCGTCTTCATAACGTTCTGAGTGGCCCATCTTCCCGATGATTTGGCCGTTCTTGCTCATAATCCCTTCAATAGCGTAGAGAGAGCCGTTTGGATTATACTTACTGTCCATGCTTGGCTGACCATCAAAGTCTACGTACTGACTCCAAATCTGACCATTGTCACGCAGCTCAGCAAATTCTTCTGCTGTCACGACAAATTTCCCTTCACCATGAGAAACCGGAATGGCATGGATATCTCCCACTTGCACACCAGCCAGCCAAGGCGAGTTGGTATTGGCAATGCGGGTTTCAACCATCTTGGCCACGTGCTGGTTGGCATCATTGTAAAAGAGAGTAGGACTGCTAGCCCCTGCTTCTTCAAAGTTTCCGTAAGGAAGAAGACCAGATTTAACCAGAGCCTGGAAGCCATTACAGATACCAATGATGAGACCGCCGCGAGCGATGAAAGCATCGATGGCTTTCTTGACCTTCTCGTTGAGAAGGATATTGACGATAAACTTAGCGGATCCATCTGGCTCATCTGCAGCAGAGAAGCCACCTGCAAAGAAGATGATATTTGCCTTGTCAATGTTGTCAACCATGGTGTCAACGGACTGAACAATGGCTGCTTCATCCAAAGTAACGAATGGAACTAGATTGACCTTGGCTCCAGCTGCTTCAAAGGCTTTGGCTGAGTCGTATTCTGAGTTGGTTCCAGGGAAGACTGGAATATAAACCAGCGGCTCCGCCACTGTCTCTTTGGCTTTGATAACTGTATCAGCGACAAGAGCCGGCACTTCTTCAATAACTGTTTCCTGTTTAAATTCTGTCGGGTAGATAGACTCTAGTCGGCTTTCAAAGCTTGCCAAAAGCTCTGCTCCCTCAAGCTGGACACCATTGACAATCAGTGTAAAGTCTGGCTTGGTCTGACCGATCTTCACTGCGCCTGGAATATCCTGCTCTGGACTGGTAAAGACAAATCCGCCCAGTTGCGCCTGCAAAACGGAAGGCAAGTCAGCAACATCCACTTGAGCACCGATGCGATTACCAAAGCTCATCAAGGCCAGACTCTCTGCCAGACCACCGTATTTGACAGCAGCGGCGGCGGTAATCTCATACTTGGCCTGAATATCCGCAAATTTTTCAAAGTTATTCTTGATTAAGTCAAAGTCAATATCCTGAGACAAGACCTGTCCTGGCAGATAGTAGATAGACTCTCCTGCCGCCTTAAACTCTGGAGACAGGATGCGTCCAGCAGTAGAAGTTGTCACTCCAAAAGCCACCAAGGTCGGCGGTACGGTCAATTCTTCAAAAGTTCCGCTCATGGAATCCTTACCACCAATAGACGGCAAACCTAGCTGAATCTGAGCTTCAATCGAACCAAGCAGAGCAGAGACCGGCTGTCCAAAACGCTCAGCCTGCTTGTCCATCCGCTCGAAGTACTCCTGATAAGAGAAGCGAGCCTTGGACCAGTCCGAACCAGCAGCAACCAAGCGAGCTGTCGCTTCAATCACTGCATAAGCTGCTCCATGATAAGGAGACCAAGCTGCCACAAAAGGATTGTAGCCCTGCGCCATCACAGATACAGTCTCAGTCTTGCCATGCTCAACTGGCAGTTTCTGCACAGAAGCCTCAGTCGGCGTGATTTGGTAGCGCCCGCCGATAGGATGATTGACAGTAGAGCGGCCAACAGAACTGTCAAAGATGGTCTGCAGCCCCTTTTGACTGGTATGATTGAGGTCGCTGAGTAAGCTCTTGAGGTCCTGTTCCAGACTTGCTTCAGAAGTCACAGCCTGCCCTGGCAATGTTGCTTGAGCATCCACAACCTTGGCATCCACAACCACGCGCACACCATTGGTATCCAGAAAACTCCGCTCAATATCAACGATGGTTTCCCCATTCCAGTGCATGACTAGATTTGGCTTTTCCGTCACTTTTGCTACTACAACTGCCAGCAGATTTTCCTTAGCTGCTGCAGCGATAAATTGTTCCACATCTTCTGGGCGTACCACTACTGCCATCCGCTCCTGTGACTCAGAAATCGCGATTTCTGTACCGTTAAGGCCTTGGTATTTGAGCGGTACCTTGTCAAGGTCAATTTCCAGCCCGTCTGCCAATTCACCAATAGCTACGCAGACTCCGCCAGCCCCAAAGTCATTGGATTTCTTGATGAGACGAGTCACATTGCCATCGCGGAAGAGACGCTGAATCTTGCGCTCCTCTATAGCATTTCCTTTTTGGACTTCCGCACCAGCCGTCTCCACAGACGCAGCTGTCTGTACCTTGGACGATCCAGTCGCTCCACCGACACCATCACGGCCCGTCTTGCCTCCCAGCAAGATGACCACATCACCTGTTGCTGGTTTTTCACGGACGACATTTTCCTTAGGAGCCGCACCGACAACTGCCCCAAGCTCCATCCGCTTGGCTACAAAGCCTGGATGGAAATACTCACGAACATAGGTCGTTGCTAGACCAATTTGATTCCCGTAAGAAGAATAGCCATGTGCAGCTGTTTTAGAAATGACCTGCTGAGGGAGCTTGCCAGTCCGCGTTTCAGCAATCGGTTGAGTAATATCGCCCGCACCTGAAATCCGCATAGCCTGATAAACATAAGAACGACCAGAAAGCGGATCACGAATGGCTCCTCCGATACAGGTCGCAGCCCCTCCAAAAGGTTCAATTTCTGTTGGGTGGTTATGGGTTTCATTTTTGAACATCAGCAGCCAAGGCTCCTTGATACCATCCACATCCACTTCAATCTCCACTGAGCAGGCATTGATCTCATCAGACACTTCCATGTCATCCAGACGGCCATTGGCTCGCTCGTAGCGACCAAAAATAGTCGCCATATCCATAAGAGTCTGCGGTTTGTCCCCACGTCCCAGCTCATCGCGCATAGCCAAGTATTTATCATAAGTGGCCTGCAGTTGCTTTTCAAACTTAGAAGCTGAAAAATCAATCTTCTTCAACTCTGTCTCAAAGGTCGTATGTCGGCAGTGATCAGACCAGTAAGTATCTAAAACCTTAAGCTCAGTCTCTGTCGGAAAACGGCCAATCGACTTGAAATAGTCTTGAATGAAGAGCAAATCTGCCACTTCCATAGCCAGACCATGCTCCTGCTTGTAGGCTTTAAAGTCCGCTTCCGTATAGTCCTTAAAGAAGTCCAGAACCGGAATGGTCTTGTCAGACTCAGAGAACTGCTCCAGTTGGATCGGCTGCTCAATATCTTTAAAGCGTGAATCAACTGGATTCAGCAAGTATTTCTTGATTGCTTCCAACTCGCTGTCTGAGATGTCTTTATTGACCAAATAAAGCTGAGCTGTCCTCACCAGAACATCGGTCCCAGCACCGAGCAAAAAGAGAGCCTCCTGAGAGCTGGCTGCCCGCTGGTCAAACTGACCCGGCAACGCTTCGATGGCAAAAAACGTTGTCTCTGCAAGTGCATCCTCTACTTCCTCCTCCGTCAGCAATCTATCAGTCACCTGCTCAGAGAAAATATGCTTTTCAGCCCGAGCGACCAAATCTTCTGCCAGATGAAAGACATCATAAACTTGAATCATCCGAAGATCTGACAATGTTTTCAACTGAAGATTATGCGTCAGCTCTCTCACCAAGCTCTGTGACTTCACACCGAAGTTGCTCTTCTTCTCTACAAAAATACGCTTGTCCATGATTTTTCACACCCTGTCCTTACTTAATCGCCTGCAATTTTTCCCAAACAACCTGATAGACATCTGTCAGTTCACCAAGGCCACGCCGGAAAACATCCTTGTCCATGTGATGGCCTTCCGCATCCCAGAGGCGGCAATTGTCTGGTGAAAATTCATCCGCCAGAATAATCTTGCCATCTTTGTCAAAGCCGAACTCTAACTTGAAATCAATCAATTTCAGTCCGATTTGGCGGAACCAGTCTGACAAGAGCTTGTTGATTCGACGAGTCTCCTCTTTCAAAAAGGCAATTTCTTGATCGCTAGCAATCTTCAAGAATTTCACATGCTCGTCATTGATGAAAGGATCGTCCAAATCATCATTTTTGTAATAAAATTCCACAATTGGAGTTTCAAGCGCGATACCCTCTTCTACTCCAAAACGTTTGGAAAAAGAACCCGCTGTGTAGTTGCGCAGCACCACTTCCAAAGGAATAATCTCTACTTTTTTATTTAGCTGGTCCGTATCCGAAACCTTCCCAATAAAATGCGTCGCCACACCAGCTGCATTGAGTTTCTCAAAAATAAAAGATGAAATCTGGTTGTTGAGCACTCCTTTACCAGCAATCTGCTCCTTCTTGACTCCATTAAAAGCCGTTGCTTGGTCCTTGTAGCGTGCCAGAATGACTTGCTCATCATCTGTAGAGAAAATATCCTTGGCTTTTCCCGAATATAACAACTTATTAGACATTTTAATATTCGCCTTTCGTGGTTTTATACCCTCATTCTATCATCTTTAAATACATTTTACAAGAAATTCCGTATAAACTTTCTATGCCCATCTAAAGAAATCGTTTCCTTTCCAAGATACGAAAAAAGACCGGAAAATACCGATCTTTGATTTTTAATGCTGCTTCTTCAGTTTTTCGTGGATATAAGCCACTACATTGGAAATTGTTTTGAAGTTATCCATATCCTCATCAGGAATCTCAATATCAAAAGCTTCTTCCAGATTGATGATAAATTCCATCAAATCCACAGAGTCCACTCCCAGTTCTTCTTTCAAATTCAACTCTGGAGTGACATGCAGCTTACTGCTGTCATGTTCTTGAATGATTTCGACAATTTTTGCATAAATTTCTTTTTCGCTCATAGTTACTCCTTTGCATCTGAAAATTCAATGACCGATTTACCAACAACATCTGTTTCCAGCATGGTCCTAATCTGACGAATCGTGCTATAAACAGCCTTAGCATCGCTAGAGCCATGCGTTTTGACAACAGGCGCTTTCAAACCGAATAGAACTGCACCGCCTGCACTAGAATAGTCCAGACTATTCTTGAGTCCTCGCAGGCTGTCCTTGAGCAGCCAAGCTCCCAATTTAGCCTTGAAACCACCGCCCAAAATAGATTTCTTCAGCTGACCCATGATACTGATAGCAGTTCCTTCGATTGATTTCAGAACGGCATTACCAGTAAAGCCATCTGCAACGACAACATCCGCCACATCATCCATTAAATCACGCGCTTCCACATTGCCGATAAAGTTAAGTGTTGAATCCCCCGACAAAATCTCATAGGCTTCCTTGCGTAGAGGGTCGCCCTTACTGCTTTCCGTTCCGTTATTCAAGAGACCTACCCGCGGCTTCTTGATTCCTCGGACATTTTCAGCATAGAAAGAACCCAAAGTCGCATACTGGTGTAAATGATGGGCTGTGTTTTCAGCATTAGCTCCCAGATCCAGCATATCAAATCCTTGACCGCCAACCGTTGGCATAGTAGATAAGAGCCCAGGTCGGTCAATATTCTTGATACGCCCTACGATAAAGAAACCTGCCGCTAAAAGTGCTCCAGTATTTCCAGCAGACAGCATGGCATCTGCTTCCCCTGCTTTCACAGCCTTGGCTGCCAGAACCATACTAGCCTCTTTCTTCTGACGAATGGCCTTTGTCGGCTCGTCGTCCGAGTCAATCTTTTCCTCCGTGTGGATGATGCGGACCCGCTCACCAGCAGTCAGATAAGGCTTAATTTTCGCCTCATCGCCATAAAGGAGAATTTCAATATCCGAAAACTCCTGTACCGCTCGATTGACTCCTTCCACCAAAGCCTGAGGGGCATTGTCCCCTCCCATAGCATCAACAGCTATTTTTTTCATTCGATTTATTCCTCGTTCTTATCTTTTAAAATGCTTCCCCAGTCCCCCAGAGAATCTATAAATTTTTTGGATTTGAGATGGATGCCGACATATTCATCATAGAGCAGGTCAATAAAATCCCGTAGCTGCTTTTTTATATCTGGCTTCAAAGAAATGGTCTCCAATTCGCTAAAGCGAACCGCCTGAAATTGGTCCAGCAGAAAAGGAAGATTAGGATTTAGATAACAGCGCCGTTCATCCTGATGGTAATGATCAGGGCAAAGGACTCCGCTATATTTGAAAGAGAAGTCAAAAGGCAGACCCGTCCGATGACAAAAAGCACAATCATGGAAGTTCAGCGAAACTCCAAAACGTGACAAAATCTGAATCTCAAAGATATTAGTCAGCACTTCATAGTCCAGACCATTATTCATCAGCTCCAGGGTTTTCTGCAGAAAGGCAAAGAGCGCCGGATCCGGCTGATTGTCCTGAAGACTGGCATCTGCCAAGGCTGCAACATAGCTGGCATAGGCCATGATGAATAAGTCCTCATTGATGCGATGGTAGGTAACCACATCCTGATAATCCTCAATATAGCTAAGACCATCATCATTGATTTTCATCAGCAAGTTCGCCGCAGTCAAGGGCTGAATGACGGGTGCTAGCTTGGATTTACCAGCATGCTTGACGAAAAACATACGCTTACCAGCCTGTTCCGTAAAGATCTTGACCAGCTTATCATCCTCACGGAAATTGCGGTTATAGAGAACCAGACCTTGACTTGTTAGAGATTTAAGCATAGTCCTCCATGTAGTCCTTGAGGCGTTTCAGAGCTTCTTGAATCGTCTCCATACTAGCCGCATAGGACAGACGGATATAGCCTTCCCCGTATTGACCAAAAGCTGCTCCCGGGATAAAGGCCACGGCCTTCTTCTCTGCAAAATCCTGCAGAAAGGCGAAAGAATCTTGATTATAACCGTCTGGTATCTTAGCAAAAATATAAAAAGCCCCATCTGGTTTGATAATCTTAAAGCCTAGCTCAGCCATTTTCTCTATGATATAATCGCGACGCTGAATATACTCAGCCTTCATTGGCTCCGCATCATCTTTCCCAACTGTCAGCGCTTCAATGCCTGCAAACTGAGCCATGGTATTGGCTGCTGTTACGAGATACTGATGGCTCTTAATCAGCTGAGCAGTGAAAACTGCTGGAGCAAAGATAAAGCCCAACCGCCAGCCAGTCATGGCATGAGACTTAGACAAGCCGTTGATGACGATAGTTTGGTCTGGCAGATACTCCGCGATGGAGACATGCCCCTGCTCTGTATAGGTCAGCTCAGAATAGACCTCATCGCAGACCACAAAGACTTGGTATTTTCCTAGGACATCCGCCAGAGCTTTGATCTGCTCCCGCGAATAAGTCACGCCGGTCGGATTGGCTGGATAATTAAGAATGACTGCTTTTAACTGCTCGCCCTGCTCTAAAATAGCCGCTTCCAGCATCTCTGGAGTGAGGACAAAGTTATTGGCCGTTGTGTCAATCTCGACAATCTCTGCCCCCACTAGATTGACAATAGGCTCATAGCCTGGATAAGCAGGAGCTGGCAGCAAGACCTTGTCTCCTTCTTCTAAAATAGCTGTCAGCGTAGCTGACAAGGCCTCTGTCGCCCCAATTGTGACCAAAACCTCATCTTCCGGGCGATAGTGCAGATTGTACTTTTCTTTCACAAAGCTGCTAGCCGCCTGACGCAGCTCCAAGAGACCGCTCATACCAGTGTAGTGACTTTGATTAGCATCAATCGCCGCCTTGGCTGCTTCTTTGATATGATCCGGTGTTGTAAAGTCCGGCTCCCCTAAGGTTAGCCGAAGAACTCCCGGAATAGCAGAAATTGATTGGTCAAACTGACGAATCAGCGAAATTTCTATTTTTTCTAAGTTTTTATTAAATTTCTTACTTAAATCCATACATACCTCCAGCCGCTCAATAGAACTATTATACTATAAATGCAGAAGCATAGCAAAAGCTATTACATAATTTCCGATGCCGAAAAAAGGACTAAGCTTGCACTCAGTCCCTTTTTCCTTGCCTTAAAATTCTTTACTGCCAAATAATGGATATAGCCACATCTCACGTGACTGGCCAATCAACGAGTCGGAGTATAGGTCAATTCCTTGCCATGCTTGGCCAGAAAATCTGGCAGTTCTGAATCAGGAATCTGCCGCAAATAAAGGTTAGAACGAATCGTATCATCTTCCTCACGGCAGGTTGAGAGAACCAAATACCGGTCACTCGCCTTAATCTGTATCTTAGGATCCTTAGTACGAGCAGCCTCATAGATATTTCTAAGCTGAGTCGTAAAGTCCTCGTCATCCTTAAACTCCGTCCGATAAAAAGCTGTCTCTTCCGGCACGATGACCAGTCCCATAGCTTGATAATAATACTTACGCTCAGGAGTCTCAATCACGACATACCTATGTTTGTCAAAATAATCCTGACGATCATAGTAGTTGACATCATTAAACATGCGATGATCTCCTGCCTTGCTGCCCCGAGCATGCCCGAAAAGCCAAGTCAGACGATCACTGAAATCTCTATGATTGTCCTTATCCATAAAGACCGCTCCCATATAGGGCTCTTGCTTTCCTTCAAAAGTCTTCAGCAGATAAGTCGCATTATCTTTCGTTTGCACCACTGGCTCATCCAACTGTGTACCAGGAGCATAGACATAGCCTATCGTTTCTGAATTCACAGCTTTCAGTTTAGCAAAACGCTCTGCTAAATATTCCTTTTCTGTCTGACTTGAAGATGCAGATGAGCTTGACGTTTCAATCCTGCTAGGATGCGAAACTCGAAGCTTGCTGCCTGATGCTGATGAACGGAAAGAATAAAAAACAGAAAAA encodes:
- the plsX gene encoding phosphate acyltransferase PlsX, with product MKKIAVDAMGGDNAPQALVEGVNRAVQEFSDIEILLYGDEAKIKPYLTAGERVRIIHTEEKIDSDDEPTKAIRQKKEASMVLAAKAVKAGEADAMLSAGNTGALLAAGFFIVGRIKNIDRPGLLSTMPTVGGQGFDMLDLGANAENTAHHLHQYATLGSFYAENVRGIKKPRVGLLNNGTESSKGDPLRKEAYEILSGDSTLNFIGNVEARDLMDDVADVVVADGFTGNAVLKSIEGTAISIMGQLKKSILGGGFKAKLGAWLLKDSLRGLKNSLDYSSAGGAVLFGLKAPVVKTHGSSDAKAVYSTIRQIRTMLETDVVGKSVIEFSDAKE
- the recO gene encoding DNA repair protein RecO, translating into MLKSLTSQGLVLYNRNFREDDKLVKIFTEQAGKRMFFVKHAGKSKLAPVIQPLTAANLLMKINDDGLSYIEDYQDVVTYHRINEDLFIMAYASYVAALADASLQDNQPDPALFAFLQKTLELMNNGLDYEVLTNIFEIQILSRFGVSLNFHDCAFCHRTGLPFDFSFKYSGVLCPDHYHQDERRCYLNPNLPFLLDQFQAVRFSELETISLKPDIKKQLRDFIDLLYDEYVGIHLKSKKFIDSLGDWGSILKDKNEE
- a CDS encoding pyridoxal phosphate-dependent aminotransferase, with the translated sequence MDLSKKFNKNLEKIEISLIRQFDQSISAIPGVLRLTLGEPDFTTPDHIKEAAKAAIDANQSHYTGMSGLLELRQAASSFVKEKYNLHYRPEDEVLVTIGATEALSATLTAILEEGDKVLLPAPAYPGYEPIVNLVGAEIVEIDTTANNFVLTPEMLEAAILEQGEQLKAVILNYPANPTGVTYSREQIKALADVLGKYQVFVVCDEVYSELTYTEQGHVSIAEYLPDQTIVINGLSKSHAMTGWRLGFIFAPAVFTAQLIKSHQYLVTAANTMAQFAGIEALTVGKDDAEPMKAEYIQRRDYIIEKMAELGFKIIKPDGAFYIFAKIPDGYNQDSFAFLQDFAEKKAVAFIPGAAFGQYGEGYIRLSYAASMETIQEALKRLKDYMEDYA
- the srtB gene encoding class B sortase, LPKTxAVK-specific, translating into MQEKDRSQASNKKLLLVVGICLLLIVLVIFSVFYSFRSSASGSKLRVSHPSRIETSSSSASSSQTEKEYLAERFAKLKAVNSETIGYVYAPGTQLDEPVVQTKDNATYLLKTFEGKQEPYMGAVFMDKDNHRDFSDRLTWLFGHARGSKAGDHRMFNDVNYYDRQDYFDKHRYVVIETPERKYYYQAMGLVIVPEETAFYRTEFKDDEDFTTQLRNIYEAARTKDPKIQIKASDRYLVLSTCREEDDTIRSNLYLRQIPDSELPDFLAKHGKELTYTPTR